TCCTGCTTGAACTCTTCTAATGATTTGAGGAACATCATCTTTAAAAGTTTCATAACAATCATGACAACCAAACTTCCCTACTTTAGCAATGTCAGGGAGCGTCATACCACAAGTAGGACAGTGCTTTTCTTCTTGTGGTTGGACTTGTTTAAAGTTAATACCGTGCTTTCCTACGAGATATTGTAAAAATTGGTTCACAACAAATTCTTGATCTACATTTTGATCATTCATTTGATCATCTTGAAAATAAAAATGTTCTGAAGCACAGTTTTTACAAATCCATTGTTCTGTATTATGTTTCTTACCTGTTGATGTTAACTGAATGGTAGCTTCTTCTTTTCCACAAATTTCACAAAGCATACTGTCACTCCTTTTTTTAACTATAATGTATGACGGCAAGTATACGTTTCAATATATTTGCTCGAATAATATCTCTATATGGTATATCTATTTGTAAAGTATCTCGATG
The Mammaliicoccus sp. Dog046 genome window above contains:
- a CDS encoding excinuclease ABC subunit B, with product MLCEICGKEEATIQLTSTGKKHNTEQWICKNCASEHFYFQDDQMNDQNVDQEFVVNQFLQYLVGKHGINFKQVQPQEEKHCPTCGMTLPDIAKVGKFGCHDCYETFKDDVPQIIRRVQAGSGEHTGKIPVSSRSKIQLKQQIAEKEKVLQCLIEEQAFEDAAVVRDEIKALKAEGEVE